TCGAGAGATACCGGTTGCGGTCTCTTCTGAATCGAGTGCGACGATAATTCGGGCGCGTTGAACGAGTGCCGTCAACCGTTCCAGTTTCGGTTTCCCGACGATGTTATATGGGATAAGGATGTTGTCAACGTCCGCATCCACCATCACCTCTGCTTCGCCTAACTTCTGACAGGTGATACCTTGTGAACCCGCAGCGATTTGCAGTTTAGCGATTTCTGGTACCTTATGTGTCTTCGTATGGACGCGCAGTGGAATACCGAGTTGTTGACAGTGCTGTGCCATTCCGTCTATGTTCCGTTCAAGCACATCCAGATCTGCGACAAGTGTTGGTGTATCCAATTCGGTGATGTTCATTAGGTCCCTCGTGATGGTACTACATCAGATAAACTTCTGCGTTTATAGTAAATCCCATAATTATTTGCACACACGGTAACTCGTAGGGGCTGGGTTACCCAGCCCTACGAAGATGCGAAGTGTAAACACATTTTCCGATTTTACTATAATATACCCATTGTGCACTTTTCTGTCAAGTCGCTCGTGCCACAACGGCTGGACATTCAATTGTCCGTTTTTGGTGTTGTCCTTTTCGCAGGTGTTAATACTTCATATATGTTATGTTTTTTAAAAAATCCCAGAAAAATTCGCAGCCTGTCGCAGCCTGTCGCAGCGAATTCTAAAAAAAAAACGTCCAATCCAATAATTTCTTAAAATTGAATGACCTTGCACCACAGCGGTTTACCCTTGATATTTCCCCTGAAATTGTTATAATTACACTGTACGGGCGCGACACAATTTGAGGTATAGGCATAATTTTTTCTGAGGAGCATCTAAAAATTGAAACGATTAATTGTAGGAATAACAGGCGCGAGTGCAGGCATCTATGGAGTCCGCCTGCTTGAGGTTCTCACACAACATGAGGATATAGAGATACATCTGACGATTTCCGCATCCGGGGCACGGGCTTTATCGGAAGAACTTCAGATCGAAATAGACCTCGATAACTTTGAATTGGAATCGCTTATTGGCGTTTCTTCACCGCGGGTTATCTACCATCATGAATCGGACATCGCGGCACCGATTGCCAGTGGCTCTTTTCGGACTGAGGGAATGATTGTCGTGCCGTGTAGTATGGGAAGTATCGCTTCTATTGCCGGAGGTATCTCACGTAACCTTATCCAACGCGCGGCGGATGTGTGTATCAAGGAGCGACGTAAACTTGTACTTGTACCGCGCGAGACCCCGTTAAGTTCAATTCATTTAGAAAATATGCTCAAGTTATCACGTATAGGTGTCTGTGTGTTACCTGCGATGCCGGGATTTTACCACTTTCCAAAAGATGTGGATGATCTGCTCAACTTTGTTGTGACCAAAATCCTTGATCAGTTTGGGATAGATACAAAACTGATTCAGCGCTGGAAAGAATAGTTTTTTAACTTACCTTGCGGACGAATAACGTAGATTAGAACCTTGATGTGTCTGTCTCAAGAGTCGCCTGCGCCGTTGTTGCAGGCTTGGTTTTCTTAGTAATTTTCTTTCCATGGAGATACCACTTGCTGATGAGACACCCATGCAACAATACTGTTGCTTTTTAGATTAGGACTTACGCATGCTGCTCTTTTGTAGCATAGGAAACCGTTGGTCTCCTGTGCCAAGAGAACATCTGCGTTTTTTCCAAGCACTCCACTTAACACGGGCTGCTAAAATCAAAATTGCGTAAGTCCTATAGATGTAAGCATCTATTTTTCCGCTACTCGGCTGTGATGTCTCTGCCACAACCACCACAGCAATGCTGGAATAAGGTTTAGTACTGCCATTCCCCGTAAGATAGCCTCTACTTGAAACCGATCTAACAACGCACCAATGATCAGTGAACTGGCTCCACCCATGAGTGTAAAAAAGGCAAACTCAGCACCGAAGATGCGTCCTCGAATCTCGTTTGGAGCACGTTGGAGCAGCAATTGCGTTGAAAACACCCATGCGATGCCACCTCCGATGCTCCTGACGAACCCACCGAAAAGCACAGTCCCGAAATCAAGAAGGGGCGCGATGATAGCGATTCCGATCGCCGCAATCACATAACCGAAACTAATACTCATCCTGAGCGGTTTGTCTCGGTCTCCGGTCCAACGCCGAGCGAGAATCGGCCCAACCCCACTGCCGATGCCGTTCATACAGTACATCATCCCTAAACTGAGCGCGCCGCCAACCCCGATAACGAAATAATTTTTGGCGATTTCAACCAGTATGACCTGAACGCCAGTAGACATTAGAAGGGATATCGCCGCCTTATGCATCGCTATAAAAAGAATATCAGGGTGCTGAAACATATAGCGCAACGCCGTTACCTTCGCACGTCCGGGAGTTGCTGCCGTTTCGGAGGATGACCTGGGTAGCCTAATCTTCAGCAAGAGTCCTGCTGAAATAGCAAAGGTGAAACCATCAATAACGAAGGCTGTCTGGCTCCCAAAAAGCCCTGTTGTTAAGCCACCGATGGCAGCACCGACTGCCAGCATGACCGACCAGGTCGCAGCACCGAGCGTATTGGCAGTACCGAGTTCCTGTGGGGAGGTGATGTCTGGTAGGATTGCGCTCCGTGCGGGACTGAAGAAACCGCTTACGCCAAACAGAAGGACCGTGAGGGCATAAAGCAACCAGATATCGCTTGCGTCTCGTACGAAAAGAAAACCGAGAACAACGACAGCACGTACGAGATCAGTGATGATTAACAGATGCTTCCGGTTGTAGCGGTCGGCACATATCCCCGCGAGTGGAGAAATGACAAATGGTGCCAACATCCTAATTGTAAACAGAACGCCTAACGCGAGACCTGACCCAGTCAACTCAGCAATCAATATTGCAGAGGCGATGAGGTTGAACCAATCCCCAAGTAGGCTGACAACCTGTCCACCCCAGAGCCAACGGAAATTAGGATTCTGCCGCATTAGTTCAATATAGCCGATCGGTTTTTGTGGGTAACTGCTCGACGCATCCGTCTCTCGCTGTCGATCTATCGCAGACTTTATTGGGGTACGTTCCTGTTTAGACAATTACAGACCCCACCGCTCATTGATCGGTTTCTGGTAAACTTCAATATCTCCTGCTACTACCGCCTCATAGTCCACTGCTTGACCACATGCGTTGGATTCGTAAATTGCTTCGCAGATCGATTTTGCGCGGAGTCCGACTTCGGCATCAAGTTCGGGTGGACGCTTGTTCGCGATTGCATCTGCGAAATCGTAGCATTCCAGTACTACGCCATCGGTGAAATTGTGCGGGAAAAGCCTCGATTTTTCTTCATCTGATAGGCTTGCCATGTAATCAGCGATAAGGCTCTCCATACTATGGCGGGTCCCATCCTTGAGTACGACTTCCGCACCATCAAATGGACCGTGGAAGATGTCTCCATCGTCGAGCAAACACCCTTCACTCCCATAGTAGACGACGTGATTGAAGTTGTGTCCAATGGCTGCCCATGTACACGTCCAAAGTCCGATGACCCCGCTTTTGAAGTTGATGGTCGCTACCCATGTGTCCTCTTGTTCGTTCTTAACGATTTCGCCAGCCTTGGTAACTCGCAAGTCCTCGAACTGACAAACACGCGCATACACAGTACTCGGATCACCGAAGAGGTAGCGCAGCGTATCACAATAGTGTGCCCCGGAGTCCATGACCATACCACCGCCACCGAGCGTCAGGTCAAGTCGCCAGTGCCAATCGCTTTCCGGATTTGGTGCCCGATAACTGGCGTGCTGAGCGGAAAACGTCCATAAATCACCGAGCATCTGTTTTTCGTTCATCAACCATTCCGCTGTACGGCGACTCGGCATCCGGCGAATATTCTCAGCGGTTGCAGCAATTTTGTTATTGGCTTTTGCGGCGTTAATAATCGCATGGGTCGCTTTGACGGTAACGCCCATCGGTTTTTCTACCATGACGTTGACCCCGTTGTTGAGGCATTTTATCGCATTGATGTGATGGTGTGCATGCGAAGTGCAGATGTCTGCGCCGTCCAAATCCACAGTTGCGAGCATCGTATCGGTATCATCAAAGACAGCTGGTTTTTTACCCGTTACCGCTTTGACGCGCTCGGCGAATTGATCCGCCCGATCTTTGACTTCATCGCACATCGCGACGAGTTCGACTTTCCCTGGCTCTGTTTGATGTATTGTAAGATAGGCGTTGAGATGACCATTTGCCATCCCACCGCATCCGATAATTGCAATCTGAACCGCCATGATTTCCCCTTTTTGGTGAGAGTGTCAATCTGATGTGTTACAATACCACAGATGCGTTTTTTTCGCAAATTAAGGCATGTTTTTACGAACTCAGTTGTCCGCTAACAGAAAAGATTTCTTTGATTTCCTATGCGCTGCTAACGGTTAGCAAGCATATTGCAGCATCTTTGATTTAACTTGACAAGATGACTTTTGCCGTATAATATATACCCGTTGCTTTATTTGGATTATTTCGTTTCTTAGATCATTATATCAACATAACTTATTGGGTGGTGTTGCGTTGAAAATTCCATATACCGAATAAATCTTTGTTCACCGTAAATTTTTGTGCTACATGAAGAAACAGATGGATAAACCAGCGGCAGCGCTGGTCCTGCATGCCGTGAATATATCAATCAAAAAGTTGGGAGTGTTTTCAATTACAATGCTCTTCTCAATTTTGGGGACAATGTCTGCGTATTGCCAATTTGCAGATTTACCGCGCGATGTAAAAACAGTAGACATCGGTGTGAACGGCGACGCTGCCTCACAGACGCTCAGCCTAACTGCTGTCATCCCCCTTCGGCAAATTAATGGTTGGGCGGGTATTTTTAGTTCGCGCGCTTCTGGTGAAGGGACAGTACTATCTGAAATCGTCAAAGCGCATGCCCAAGGCGGTTTTCGTATAGGTACATTCGGCATTGAGGCATTCACAGATTTAGAGCGTGACATTACCAAAGGGAGTGCGCTTACATCGCAGATTGGTAGTTATATCCGTCCAGCGATTTATGAGAAAGACACACTCCGTGTATCAGGTGGTATCGGTTGCTTTCTTGAGAATATTCAACCGCATACAGATCTTGTTCTCAGGAAGTTTGATCCGACGACTTTTCGATGGTTGGCATTTTCGTCTATAGGGTGGCGGAAACTTAATACAGTGTTAAAATTCACGCCACAAATTGGCTTTAAAAACTTTCAGTTTTCAGCAGAACCCGCTATCACGTTTAGCCTCTCCACTCAGTTAGGCTTGCGTTTAAGTGGGTCCGTGAATTATAATAGTGAACCACTAACGGAAAATTGGCATTACAAGTATTTATCTATATTGCGATTTACATTGTAGCTGCATAAGTGTGTCCTTTGATGCGTGATAACCAGCATGGCAAGTCATCTCATAACACATATCATCCGCTTTTAAGGTGTCAGTGCCCTTGTGTAGCTATCTGTGCTAATTTTACTAAATGAAAGGAAAACTGGCGATGTCTTCAAACCCTGGACAACAAACCGGATCTGAACGCGGTATCAATACCTCACCTCCCCAACAAGGGCATGGCTTCGGGACTGCCCCTGTGTTCCTTGCCTCGATTAGTACTATCCTCGGAGCGATTCTTTTCTTGCGGTTCGGTTACGCTGTCGCCAACGTTGGACTCTGGGGCAGCCTAATGGTGATCATGCTTGGACATTTAGTGACGATTCCGACAGTCTTAGCGGTATCCGAAATTGCGACGAACCGTCGTGTAGCGGGTGGCGGTGCGTATTACATTGTCAGCCGTTCCTTCGGTGAAAGTATCGGAGGCACGATCGGCGTTGCCCTGTATATTTCCCAAGCAATCTCAGTTGCTTTTTATATCGTCGCGTTCGCGGAAGCCTTTAAACCTGTTTATGAATTCCTTGCGACCATGTATGAGTGGCAGCTTGACCTGCGTGTAATAAGCCTTCCTTGTACTGTCCTGATGATTATACTCATGTTGACGAAAGGAGCGGGTGTAGGTGTCCGAGTTTTATGGGCGGTATGCATACTTCTCGTTACATCAATTGCCGCGTTCCTGTTGGGCGATACCCCGTTCCTGTTAGCGGAAGGACAACAAGAAGAAGAAGTTCGAACTATAGGGATTAATCTCACAGCAACCATTCAGAACCCAGCCAGTTTCGGCACGGTTTTCGCAATCTGCTTTCCCGCTTTCACGGGCATGATCGCGGGGTTGGGGCTATCGGGAGACTTGCAGAACCCGCGGCGGAGCATACCGCTTGGTACAATCAGTGCGACACTCGCTGGCATGGCTGTATATGTGATTGTCGCTATCAAACTTGCCCAGAGTGCCTCCCCCGAAGCACTTGCCGAGGACCAGTTCATCATGTCAAAGATTGCGCTATGGGGCCCCGCAATCTATATCGGTTTAGGCGCAGCCGCCTTGTCCTCCGCGCTCGGTTCAATCATGGTGGCACCGAGAACGCTGCAGATGCTTGGGCGTGACAATGTCCTACCTATCCCTAAGCTGAACCTTCTTATGGGAAAAGGCAGGGGAGAAACACAAGAGCCGATATACGCCACATGTGTGTCCGGTATAATAGCGATCGTGTTTGTAGCCATCGGTGAGTTGGACTTTATCGCACAGATTTTGACAATGTTCTTCATGGTAACTTATGGCGCACTCTGTGCGGTCTCGTTCTTAGAACATTTTGCAAGCAACCCGTCCTACCGCCCCACATTCCATTCTCGCTGGTACGTGTCGGTTGTAGGGACAGTGATGTGTGGTGTGTTGATGATCCAGATAAGCGCGCTATACGCGTTCATATCAATTATGCTTATGGCGATAGTCTATCTCGGTCTCCGACGCGGTCACCGTGGGCAACGCGACTTAGCAGCCATCTTCCAAGGCGCGATGTTTCAGTTAACTCGGTGGCTACAGACGACCTTGCAAAAAAGCCGGGTCATCTCATCTGAAGGCGGCTGGCGCCCTTCTATTGTCGCAGTGACTCGGTTTGGGGAACGGCGGCTCGGGCATTTCGATCTCCTTCGCTGGATCTGCCATAGACACGGGTTCGGTCATTTTATCCGACTCTTTCACGGCGACTACTCGTTTTCTGGTGAAATCCAAGCACGTCTCAAAGTTGATGGATTAATTAAACGGACTGAGGTCAGTAGAGCAGGTGTTTTTGTTGATTCCCTAATTTCCCCGACATTCCAACTCGCGCTGGCACAAATACTGCAGATGCCCGGCATTTCTGGCTTGCCGAATAACTGTATTTTGCTTGAGTTTGACCGAGAGAATTCTGACGAGATTGACGAGGTGGTGCAAGGGTCTCAACTCGCTGCGAATTCACTCTTCAACGTCCTAATCCTACGGTCAACAGGATACCGTTTCGGCTACAAATCTTCTATCCATATTTGGGTAACTGAGGACAGCTTGACGAATGCGCCGATGATGCTTTTGCTGGCGTATATAATTGTCGGGCACCCAGATTGGAAACGTGCCGAAATCCGGCTCTTCGTCTGCTCCGATTCAAGGGACGCGGAACGCGAGGCAAATAAACTTTCGACCCTAATGCAGGAAGGTAGACTCCCGATCTCAATGCAAAACGTCACTTCTGTGTCATACGACAGCAAGGAGGCTTTAGAGGAAGAAGTCTCACACCGCTCCGAACAGGCTGACTTGACTATAGTGGGTGTAACGGCTGAAAATCTCGTTTCCGAGAACTTGGCACAAACATTGCGATCTTACAAAGGCGCGAATGATGTTTTGTTTGTCCATTCAATTGAGCAGATCTCGATTGATTAGCGAGTTTACATACCAGTTTTGCTAAACAGATAACCCAAAAGGGTTATACAAAGATGCCAACATTTTTCGCTAACGCTTCACAATGAGTTAGATCGTATAACATGGATCAATCACTTGAACAGATTACGAATTTCCTTAAAAATTCTCTAACCATTTTAGGCGAAGAGATAACAGTCCAGCAAATCGTTGCGTTTATCCTAATTTTGATAGCCATATTAATAGGCGCAGGATATTTGCACCGATGGTTCCGCCGCCTTTTCAATCGGCTCCGACTACCGCCAAATCTTGCAAACCGATTGCTGGCACTGTTATTTCTTATCGTTATGATTGTTGGGATTGGCTTGGCGTTTAGGATTGCAGACATAAACACCGGATTTCTCGGCAAAATTTTTAATTACCCAATCACAAAACTGTTTCAACCGCCGCAAAAATCCGTCGAAACCGAGACGGGTGAAGAGAAATCGTCCATTGCCGTTAATGATGAAAACCCCTTAACCTTGAAAAGACTTTTCTTGGCATTCGTGATTGTCTTCGGGGCGTTTATCCTGTCTAAGTATGTGCAATGGATGTTGCGACGGCAAGTCCTACAAGCTCTTCAAATTGCAAGACATACCCAATTTATTTTACTCCGCTTTATTCACTTTACTTTTCTTATTATCGGAGTACTTATTGGTCTCAGTGCTGTCGGTGTCAGTTTCACAAGTTTAGCGATAATTTTCGGTGGGTTAAGTATCGGCATCGGTTTCGGTTTACAAAATATCGCTTCAAACCTGATTTCAGGGTTTATTCTAATATTTGAGCGTCCTATTAAAATCGGGGATTTGGTGGAGATCATGGATGCTAACATATTTGGCAGAGTCAGTAGCATCAATCTCCGTTCAACGGTTATCGTTTCGCTTGATGAAAAGGAATTGATTGTTCCGAACTCGCAATTGGTTAGCGAAGCCGTTCATAACCTCACACACGATAATAACCTATTCCGCCTGCGTGTTTCGGTCGGAGTATCATACGATTCAGACGTAGAATTGGTAAAAACGTCACTTATTGAAGCAGCACATGAGCATTCAGAGGTGATTAAAGAGCCGGATCCCATTCTGGAAAATGTCACGCCGCCGTTCGTACGTTTTGTTAGTTTCGGTGAGTCCTCTTTGGATTTTGAATTGCTCGCCTGGATTCCTGATTCCTTTCAGCGTTTTGATGTCGCCAGTGATCTCCATTTTACGATCTGGGAAAAATTTAAAGAATACAACATTAAAATCGCTTTCCCACAACGGGATGTCCATTTTTACCCGAAGGAAAGCGACTCATAACACAACATCTGGATTGGGGATTAGTGTGCGGGTCGTTGATGTTAGATATATCAACGCTTAGCGCGGATCGGAATGTCGGATGACATCGCCTTTGACGAGGTAATAGACCTCTTCACTGATATTTGCGGCGAGGTCCCCAACGCGCTCTAAATGCCGGAAGAGGAGTAAAAGACTAATACCCGGTTCGATGAGTTTCGGGTGCTCACTTAAAATAGTGAGAAGTTCGTGGAGCATCCTTTCATAGATTTCATCAACCTCACCATCACGTTCTCGAATCTCTAAGGCAAGGTCAGCGTTCCGATTAACAAACGCGTCCATTACATCCTTCACCATCGTCTGAATGACTTGTGCAACGTAAGGTAGATCAATGAACGGTTTGACAGGCGGGTATTCTAAGAGCTCGATGCTCCGTTTGGCAATAGCAACGCTTTTATCGGCAAGCCTTTCAATATTGTGGCTGATTTTCATCACCATCATCAGAAAGCGAAGTTCCGAGGCTACGGGTTGGTGGAGTGCGATGAGTTGGATGCACGACGATTCGATTTCGTTTTCAAACTGGTCGATCGTATCATCCGTTGCGACAACGATCCGGGCTAACGCCTCATCTCGCGTTAATACAGATTCAATCGCTTGCCGTAACATCTGTTCGGCAAGTCCTGCCATTTCCAAGAGTTTGTGCTGAAGGGTTCTGATTTCTGCTTGTAACATATCTTCTTCCGAGACGAATTGAAGTTTCGGTTACCCGAGTCTGCCTGTTACATACTGTTCAGTTCTGTTATCCTGCGGATTTGTGAAAATTTTCTCCGTTGGTCCGAATTCGATTAACTCACCCCCGTAGAGAAACCCAGCAACGTCAGAGACACGGGCGGCTTGTCTTCTTTTGTTCGTGGCAAAGATAAGCGTGCATTCGTTTGTAAGGTCGCGCACGAGTGTTTCAATTTTGACGGTTTCTATGGGATCCAGTTCTCCACACGGTTCATCAAATATCAAAACTTCGGGAGCAACCGCCAAGGCACGTGAAATACAGAGAAGTTGCTGTTGTCCCGTAGAGAGGTGTTCTGGCGTTTCATTCAAGTTGTCTTCAACTTCCCCCCAAAGCCCTGTTTTTCGTAGATTTTCCTCAACAATGGTATCAAGGTGTTCTGACTGGTTTACGCCCGAAATCCGAGCACCATAGGCTACATTTTCATAAATAGAACACTGGAACAGTGTCGGTTTTCGAAATACCATTCCGATCTGTTTCCGAAGTGCGGTGGTATCTGTTGAAGCGTCCAAGAGATTGCCTTTAAAAAATATCTCGCCAGAGGACCTGAAATTCGGCGTAAAGTCATTTAATCGATTGAGACATCGGATAAGCGTGCTTTTACCACAGTTCGCAGGGCCAATAAACGCAGTTACCTGTTTCTGCTGGACATCAAAAGAGAGCGTACTCAGAATCTGCTTGTCGCCGTACCAGATATTTAGATTACGGATACTCAAAATAGATTGCTCTTTTTCACTCAGCATCTTGGTATCGCGAGCGGATTAGGAATTCGCGCCTCCGTAGTTAACTATGTTGCACTGAGTAGGGATTGTACATTTCAAGGGTGCTGGAGAAAATACTCAAGAACAGTGTTATACTTAAAAATAACATAAACCTACTGGACACTTCTCCGAGTTCAGTTGTGTAATGCCATGTGTAGATACCAACCAACAACGCTGCGGTAGCAAAGGCGCGCGACATGGCTCGGCAGCCACCAGCGAGTATTTGGGTGAAGGCGAGCGGTACAACTTGTCTTGTTAGGACTTGCCACTGACTCGCTCCAAGTGCGTAAGCCGCTTCACGGATAGGCGGTACGACCGAGCGGAGCGCACTTTGTGTTGTTTTAATTGTCACCGGCATTACCATAAATATAAAGGTTAACGATCCAGTGTAAAAGAGTGTGGTACCGCGCTGAACAGGTATTGCCTCAGCGTTCTGAGGTAACGGGAAAATCCCGGTCGCTTTGAGAGCACCAGCGTAAGCAAAGAAAAAACCGATTGCCAGGATTCCGTATAAAAGCGAAGGAATACCAGTCAAAATAGTGACTAAACTTTCAACCGAACGCCGAATCCAATTGGTTTTTGGGAGCCACTCTTCTAAGTAGAATGCGCATACCATCCCAAATAAAACTGCCAAAAGGCTAACTGAAAGAAGAATATAGAGATCGTTAAGCAGAATAGACATGGCATTCATAGTGTGAAAGCTTCTCGTAAAGATTCATTCCGCTAATCTAACAAGGTGAACAATATTCCGTAATTTTGCTGAGACTGCAGCGCGCGTAATACCTGCACTCAGACGGTTTATGGATTTTTCTTAACCGTACCGCATCTGTACATAATCGGCGGTTTTTTCGTGTACTGGGTCTTCAAACAGTGCTTGCGTCTCTCTGTGCTCAATAAGTTCACCGAGGAACATAAAAATACATTCTTTACTGACGCGCCGAGCCTGTGCCATGTTATGCGTCACAATTAGAAATGTATATGTCCCCGCGAGGATTTCCATCAATTCTTCAACCGCCCGTGTGCCCTTTGCGTCCAATGCGGAGCAGGGTTCATCCATCAGAATAATTTTGGGTTTAAGTGGCAATAGGCGTGCAATACAGAGTTTTTGTTGCTGTTCCAACTGGAGCGATGTCGCCCGTGTCTTTAATTTGTCTTTTAGATCCTCCCAAAGAAAAACGGAGGTGAGTGCTTCTTCTACAATCTCCTCTGATTCTGTCCGCGTGATGCTACGCATCGGGGAGTGGATACGTAACCCGAACAAAACATTCTCATAAACCGAGATCGGCAATGGGTTTGGTCTTTGGAATACCATACCAACCGCTTTTCTGAGTTCAGGTAGAGAGACATCTGGATCATAGATGTTTTTCCCGAGGACCTCAATCTTTCCTTGTGTGGTAACGTTCCCGTAACGTTCATTGACGCGATTAAAACAGCGCAATAGCGTTGTTTTTCCACATCCAGAAGGTCCGATAAGGGACGTTATCTGCCCGTCTGGTATTTTCACGTTGACATCAATGAGTGCCTGAAAATCACCATACCAAAGACTGAGATTTTCGGTTTCAATGCTATGATTTATGGGCGTAGTTTGCGAATCCATATTGCTATTATAGTGAAATCTAAAAATAAGTAAACATTTATTAGGAGACGCCCTTTGATGAAGTTATGGTGTCTCGTTAATCGTAAAATCTACTGTAGCCGTCAAAGTATTTCTTCGCAGCGTGCCTGCCGGATTTTCTAAATGATTTATCCAAAGGTGCCATTGACGTAGTCATAAGTCGCTTGATTTGTCGGATTATCGGAAAAGATTACATCTGTTGTGTCAATCTCAATAAGATCACCGTTAAGAAAAAAGGCGGTGCGGTTCGCTAACCGTTTTGCCTGTTGCACCAAATTCGTAACGAGCAAAATTGTCATTTCTGTCTGTAAAGTCTTGAGTACTTCTTCAATACGCATCGTTGTGACAGGATCAATAGCGATAGAAAATTCGTCGAGGCACAGAATTTCTGGTTGATGTGAAAGTGCACGAGCGATTGTCAGTCGTTGTTGTTGTCCACCTGACAATTTGGTGCCGAGCGTATCCAAACGGTCTTTCACTTCGTCCCAGAGTGCTGCTTGCTGTAGACAGCGTTCAACGATTTCATCCAATTCAGATTTCGTGCGAAGCCCTGCTGTCCGCGGCGCGAAAGCGACGTTATCGTATATTGAGAGCGGTAAACCAACTGGCAAAGGCAGGACCATACCGATGCGTCGGCGCAATTCATACACGTCGCCAATTGTATCGATATCCACGCCATCCAATTTCACAGAACCTTGCACCGTCGCCTCCGGT
The Candidatus Poribacteria bacterium genome window above contains:
- a CDS encoding phosphate ABC transporter ATP-binding protein — translated: MLSEKEQSILSIRNLNIWYGDKQILSTLSFDVQQKQVTAFIGPANCGKSTLIRCLNRLNDFTPNFRSSGEIFFKGNLLDASTDTTALRKQIGMVFRKPTLFQCSIYENVAYGARISGVNQSEHLDTIVEENLRKTGLWGEVEDNLNETPEHLSTGQQQLLCISRALAVAPEVLIFDEPCGELDPIETVKIETLVRDLTNECTLIFATNKRRQAARVSDVAGFLYGGELIEFGPTEKIFTNPQDNRTEQYVTGRLG
- a CDS encoding UbiX family flavin prenyltransferase, with protein sequence MKRLIVGITGASAGIYGVRLLEVLTQHEDIEIHLTISASGARALSEELQIEIDLDNFELESLIGVSSPRVIYHHESDIAAPIASGSFRTEGMIVVPCSMGSIASIAGGISRNLIQRAADVCIKERRKLVLVPRETPLSSIHLENMLKLSRIGVCVLPAMPGFYHFPKDVDDLLNFVVTKILDQFGIDTKLIQRWKE
- the phoU gene encoding phosphate signaling complex protein PhoU; amino-acid sequence: MLQAEIRTLQHKLLEMAGLAEQMLRQAIESVLTRDEALARIVVATDDTIDQFENEIESSCIQLIALHQPVASELRFLMMVMKISHNIERLADKSVAIAKRSIELLEYPPVKPFIDLPYVAQVIQTMVKDVMDAFVNRNADLALEIRERDGEVDEIYERMLHELLTILSEHPKLIEPGISLLLLFRHLERVGDLAANISEEVYYLVKGDVIRHSDPR
- a CDS encoding MFS transporter, encoding MSKQERTPIKSAIDRQRETDASSSYPQKPIGYIELMRQNPNFRWLWGGQVVSLLGDWFNLIASAILIAELTGSGLALGVLFTIRMLAPFVISPLAGICADRYNRKHLLIITDLVRAVVVLGFLFVRDASDIWLLYALTVLLFGVSGFFSPARSAILPDITSPQELGTANTLGAATWSVMLAVGAAIGGLTTGLFGSQTAFVIDGFTFAISAGLLLKIRLPRSSSETAATPGRAKVTALRYMFQHPDILFIAMHKAAISLLMSTGVQVILVEIAKNYFVIGVGGALSLGMMYCMNGIGSGVGPILARRWTGDRDKPLRMSISFGYVIAAIGIAIIAPLLDFGTVLFGGFVRSIGGGIAWVFSTQLLLQRAPNEIRGRIFGAEFAFFTLMGGASSLIIGALLDRFQVEAILRGMAVLNLIPALLWWLWQRHHSRVAEK
- a CDS encoding amino acid permease, with product MSSNPGQQTGSERGINTSPPQQGHGFGTAPVFLASISTILGAILFLRFGYAVANVGLWGSLMVIMLGHLVTIPTVLAVSEIATNRRVAGGGAYYIVSRSFGESIGGTIGVALYISQAISVAFYIVAFAEAFKPVYEFLATMYEWQLDLRVISLPCTVLMIILMLTKGAGVGVRVLWAVCILLVTSIAAFLLGDTPFLLAEGQQEEEVRTIGINLTATIQNPASFGTVFAICFPAFTGMIAGLGLSGDLQNPRRSIPLGTISATLAGMAVYVIVAIKLAQSASPEALAEDQFIMSKIALWGPAIYIGLGAAALSSALGSIMVAPRTLQMLGRDNVLPIPKLNLLMGKGRGETQEPIYATCVSGIIAIVFVAIGELDFIAQILTMFFMVTYGALCAVSFLEHFASNPSYRPTFHSRWYVSVVGTVMCGVLMIQISALYAFISIMLMAIVYLGLRRGHRGQRDLAAIFQGAMFQLTRWLQTTLQKSRVISSEGGWRPSIVAVTRFGERRLGHFDLLRWICHRHGFGHFIRLFHGDYSFSGEIQARLKVDGLIKRTEVSRAGVFVDSLISPTFQLALAQILQMPGISGLPNNCILLEFDRENSDEIDEVVQGSQLAANSLFNVLILRSTGYRFGYKSSIHIWVTEDSLTNAPMMLLLAYIIVGHPDWKRAEIRLFVCSDSRDAEREANKLSTLMQEGRLPISMQNVTSVSYDSKEALEEEVSHRSEQADLTIVGVTAENLVSENLAQTLRSYKGANDVLFVHSIEQISID
- a CDS encoding mechanosensitive ion channel, which gives rise to MDQSLEQITNFLKNSLTILGEEITVQQIVAFILILIAILIGAGYLHRWFRRLFNRLRLPPNLANRLLALLFLIVMIVGIGLAFRIADINTGFLGKIFNYPITKLFQPPQKSVETETGEEKSSIAVNDENPLTLKRLFLAFVIVFGAFILSKYVQWMLRRQVLQALQIARHTQFILLRFIHFTFLIIGVLIGLSAVGVSFTSLAIIFGGLSIGIGFGLQNIASNLISGFILIFERPIKIGDLVEIMDANIFGRVSSINLRSTVIVSLDEKELIVPNSQLVSEAVHNLTHDNNLFRLRVSVGVSYDSDVELVKTSLIEAAHEHSEVIKEPDPILENVTPPFVRFVSFGESSLDFELLAWIPDSFQRFDVASDLHFTIWEKFKEYNIKIAFPQRDVHFYPKESDS
- a CDS encoding Gfo/Idh/MocA family oxidoreductase — protein: MAVQIAIIGCGGMANGHLNAYLTIHQTEPGKVELVAMCDEVKDRADQFAERVKAVTGKKPAVFDDTDTMLATVDLDGADICTSHAHHHINAIKCLNNGVNVMVEKPMGVTVKATHAIINAAKANNKIAATAENIRRMPSRRTAEWLMNEKQMLGDLWTFSAQHASYRAPNPESDWHWRLDLTLGGGGMVMDSGAHYCDTLRYLFGDPSTVYARVCQFEDLRVTKAGEIVKNEQEDTWVATINFKSGVIGLWTCTWAAIGHNFNHVVYYGSEGCLLDDGDIFHGPFDGAEVVLKDGTRHSMESLIADYMASLSDEEKSRLFPHNFTDGVVLECYDFADAIANKRPPELDAEVGLRAKSICEAIYESNACGQAVDYEAVVAGDIEVYQKPINERWGL